One window from the genome of Streptomyces sp. WZ-12 encodes:
- a CDS encoding acyl-CoA carboxylase epsilon subunit — translation MIKVVRGNPTPEELAAAVAVVKARAAAVAVGGAPEAGGRGGEWADPAATVPARSRLPHPGPRAWRTSYWPR, via the coding sequence ATGATCAAGGTGGTGCGGGGCAATCCCACGCCGGAGGAGTTGGCCGCCGCGGTGGCGGTGGTGAAGGCGCGGGCGGCGGCGGTGGCCGTGGGCGGCGCGCCGGAGGCGGGTGGCCGGGGCGGCGAGTGGGCGGATCCGGCGGCGACGGTGCCGGCCCGGTCGCGGTTGCCGCATCCGGGGCCGCGGGCGTGGCGGACCAGTTATTGGCCGCGGTGA
- a CDS encoding adenylate/guanylate cyclase domain-containing protein, protein MTADDSGATPRGADAEGDAVGEAPAGEPAGDPASSDGTANDAEGNGEGEEEGNGENNIAVKLEQLIIGAERRYTPFQAARSAGVSMDLAARFWRAMGFADIGQVKALTEADVLALRRLAGLVEAGLLSEAMAVQVARSTGQTTARLADWQIDSFLEGLTEPQDSGLTRTEITYPLVELLLPELEEFLVYVWRRQLAAATGRVVQAQDDAEMVDRRLAVGFADLVGFTRLTRRLEEEELGELVEAFETTAADLVAAHGGRLIKTLGDEVLFAADDAGVAAEIGLRLIETMGHDETMPELRVGIAFGTVTTRMGDVFGTTVNLASRLTSIAPRDAVLVDEAFAEELGRTGDAPVSEADAAAAEKAAQEGTGSPPPPYRFALQPMWQRPVRGLGVVEPWMLTRRG, encoded by the coding sequence GTGACCGCGGACGACTCGGGGGCCACCCCGCGCGGGGCGGATGCCGAGGGCGACGCGGTGGGTGAGGCCCCCGCGGGCGAGCCCGCGGGTGATCCCGCAAGCAGCGACGGCACGGCCAATGACGCAGAAGGCAACGGCGAAGGCGAGGAAGAGGGCAACGGCGAGAACAACATCGCCGTGAAGCTGGAACAGCTCATCATCGGTGCCGAGCGCCGCTACACGCCGTTCCAGGCGGCCCGCAGCGCCGGCGTCTCGATGGACCTCGCGGCGCGCTTCTGGCGGGCCATGGGATTCGCGGACATCGGCCAGGTCAAGGCCCTCACCGAGGCCGACGTGCTGGCCCTGCGCCGGCTCGCCGGCCTGGTCGAGGCGGGGCTGCTCAGCGAGGCGATGGCCGTGCAGGTCGCCCGTTCCACGGGGCAGACCACCGCCCGGCTGGCCGACTGGCAGATCGACTCCTTCCTGGAGGGGCTGACGGAGCCGCAGGATTCCGGCCTGACCCGTACGGAGATCACGTACCCGCTGGTCGAGCTGCTCCTCCCGGAGTTGGAGGAGTTCCTGGTCTACGTGTGGCGGCGGCAGCTCGCCGCGGCGACCGGGCGGGTCGTCCAGGCCCAGGACGACGCGGAGATGGTGGACCGTCGGCTGGCGGTCGGGTTCGCCGACCTGGTCGGGTTCACCCGGCTGACCCGGCGGCTGGAGGAGGAGGAACTGGGCGAGCTGGTCGAGGCGTTCGAGACCACCGCCGCGGACCTGGTCGCCGCGCACGGCGGGCGGCTCATCAAGACGCTCGGGGACGAGGTGCTGTTCGCGGCGGACGACGCCGGGGTGGCCGCCGAGATCGGGCTGCGGCTCATCGAGACCATGGGCCACGACGAGACCATGCCCGAGCTGCGGGTGGGCATCGCGTTCGGCACGGTCACGACCCGTATGGGCGATGTCTTCGGGACGACCGTCAACTTGGCGAGCCGGCTGACCTCGATAGCGCCGAGGGACGCCGTGCTGGTGGACGAGGCGTTCGCGGAGGAGTTGGGGCGCACCGGCGATGCGCCGGTCTCCGAGGCGGACGCCGCGGCCGCGGAGAAGGCCGCCCAGGAGGGCACCGGCAGCCCGCCGCCCCCGTACCGCTTCGCGTTGCAGCCGATGTGGCAGCGGCCGGTGCGCGGGCTGGGCGTCGTCGAGCCGTGGATGTTGACCCGGCGCGGGTGA
- a CDS encoding biotin--[acetyl-CoA-carboxylase] ligase, which translates to MTPQPPENRDKDAGRWSDLGRPPLNANALRRALVRPGALWSSLDVVPTTGSTNTDLADRAAAGDLREGAVLVAEEQSAARGRLDRRWSAPPRSGLFVSVYLTPAVPAVRWSWLPLLAGVATATALSRTAGVDTALKWPNDVLVTVDDAERKTGGILAERAADGVVLGIGLNVTLTADELPVPTAASLALAGAQNTDRDPLLRAVLRSLEHWYGEWQAADGDPAACRLQEAYAAGCATLGRHVRAILPGDRSVEGEAVALDADGRLVLATADGVQQPVDAGDIVHLRPAAGDGYA; encoded by the coding sequence ATGACGCCTCAACCACCGGAAAACCGGGACAAAGACGCCGGTCGCTGGAGCGATCTCGGCCGCCCGCCGCTGAATGCCAACGCGCTCCGCCGGGCCCTCGTCCGGCCCGGTGCGCTGTGGTCCTCCCTGGACGTCGTCCCCACCACCGGGTCGACCAACACCGACCTCGCGGACCGGGCCGCCGCCGGCGACCTGCGCGAGGGCGCCGTGCTCGTCGCCGAGGAACAGTCCGCCGCCCGCGGCCGCCTGGACCGCCGCTGGTCCGCGCCGCCCCGCTCCGGCCTCTTCGTCTCCGTCTACCTCACCCCCGCCGTCCCGGCCGTCCGTTGGAGCTGGCTCCCGCTCCTCGCCGGCGTGGCCACCGCCACCGCCCTCTCCCGCACCGCCGGCGTCGACACCGCCCTGAAGTGGCCCAACGACGTCCTGGTCACCGTGGACGACGCCGAACGCAAGACCGGCGGCATCCTCGCCGAACGCGCCGCCGACGGCGTCGTCCTCGGCATCGGCCTCAACGTCACCCTCACCGCCGACGAACTCCCCGTCCCCACCGCCGCCTCGCTCGCCCTCGCCGGCGCCCAGAACACCGACCGCGACCCGCTGCTCCGCGCCGTCCTCCGCTCCCTGGAGCACTGGTACGGCGAGTGGCAGGCGGCGGACGGCGACCCGGCGGCGTGCCGCCTCCAGGAGGCGTACGCGGCGGGCTGCGCGACGCTGGGCCGCCACGTGCGGGCGATCCTCCCCGGCGACCGCTCCGTCGAGGGCGAGGCCGTCGCCCTCGACGCCGACGGCCGCCTCGTCCTGGCCACCGCCGACGGCGTCCAACAACCCGTCGACGCCGGCGACATCGTGCACCTGCGCCCGGCGGCGGGCGACGGCTACGCGTAG
- the mmpB gene encoding morphogenic membrane protein MmpB translates to MLWSDPPDEPPEELREVQAKLRRMGIVLAAAIMVGTLVVVIK, encoded by the coding sequence ATGCTGTGGTCCGATCCACCCGATGAACCGCCCGAGGAGCTGCGCGAGGTGCAGGCCAAGCTCCGTCGGATGGGCATCGTGCTGGCCGCGGCGATCATGGTGGGGACGTTGGTCGTCGTGATCAAGTGA
- a CDS encoding acyl-CoA carboxylase subunit beta, with translation MSEPQANIHTTAGKLADLQRRVEEATHAGSARAVEKQHAKGKLTARERIDLLLDEGSFVELDEFARHRSTNFGIEQNRPYGDGVVTGYGTVDGRPVCVYSQDFTIFGGSLGEVYGEKIVKVMDFALKNGCPVIGINDGGGARIQEGVAALGLFAEIFRRNVHASGVVPQISLIVGPCAGGAVYSPAITDFTVMVDQTSHMFITGPDVIKTVTGEDVGFEELGGARTHNTTSGVAHHMAGDEKDAIDFVKGLLSYLPSNNLSDPPVFAEEVDLEVSDADRELDALIPDSANQPYDMHAAIEHVLDDGEFLETQALFAPNILTGFGRVEGHSVGVVANQPMQFAGCLDIKASEKAARFVRTCDAFNVPVLTFVDVPGFLPGTDQEYDGIIRRGAKLIYAYAEATVPLITVITRKAFGGAYDVMGSKHLGADLNLAWPTAQIAVMGAQGAVNILHRRTLAAIEDPAQQDSRRQELIQEYEDALLNPYVAAERGYVDAVIMPSETRRHIVRGLRTLRNKREALPPKKHGNIPL, from the coding sequence ATGTCCGAACCGCAAGCGAACATCCACACCACCGCGGGCAAATTGGCGGATCTGCAGCGGCGGGTCGAGGAAGCCACGCATGCCGGCTCCGCCCGCGCGGTGGAAAAGCAGCACGCCAAGGGGAAGTTGACGGCGCGTGAGCGCATCGATCTCCTCTTGGACGAGGGCTCGTTCGTCGAGTTGGACGAGTTCGCGCGGCACCGGTCGACGAATTTCGGGATCGAGCAGAACCGGCCGTACGGAGATGGTGTCGTCACGGGGTACGGGACCGTCGACGGGCGGCCGGTGTGCGTGTATTCGCAGGATTTCACCATCTTCGGCGGCTCACTGGGCGAGGTCTACGGCGAGAAGATCGTCAAGGTGATGGACTTCGCGCTCAAGAACGGCTGCCCGGTCATCGGGATCAATGACGGCGGGGGCGCCCGAATTCAGGAGGGGGTGGCCGCCCTCGGGCTGTTCGCGGAGATTTTCCGCCGCAATGTACACGCGTCGGGCGTGGTGCCGCAGATTTCCCTGATCGTGGGTCCGTGCGCGGGCGGCGCGGTGTATTCGCCGGCCATAACGGATTTCACGGTGATGGTCGACCAGACCTCGCACATGTTCATCACCGGGCCGGACGTCATCAAGACGGTCACCGGCGAGGACGTCGGCTTCGAGGAGTTGGGCGGGGCCCGGACGCACAACACCACCTCGGGCGTGGCACACCACATGGCGGGCGACGAGAAGGACGCCATCGACTTCGTCAAGGGCCTGCTGTCGTACCTGCCGTCCAACAACCTCTCGGATCCACCGGTGTTCGCAGAGGAGGTGGATCTTGAGGTCTCGGACGCGGACCGCGAACTGGACGCGCTGATCCCGGACTCGGCGAACCAGCCGTACGACATGCACGCGGCGATCGAGCACGTGCTGGACGACGGTGAATTCCTGGAGACCCAGGCGCTGTTCGCGCCGAACATCCTGACCGGGTTCGGGCGGGTGGAGGGCCACTCGGTCGGCGTGGTGGCCAATCAGCCGATGCAGTTCGCCGGTTGCCTGGACATCAAGGCGAGCGAGAAGGCCGCGCGGTTCGTGCGGACCTGCGACGCGTTCAATGTCCCGGTGCTGACCTTCGTCGACGTGCCGGGGTTCCTGCCGGGGACGGACCAGGAGTACGACGGGATCATCCGGCGCGGCGCCAAGTTGATCTACGCGTACGCGGAGGCGACGGTTCCGCTGATCACCGTGATCACGCGGAAGGCGTTCGGCGGCGCGTACGACGTCATGGGGTCCAAGCACCTGGGTGCGGATCTGAACCTGGCGTGGCCGACGGCGCAGATCGCGGTGATGGGGGCGCAGGGCGCGGTGAACATCCTGCACCGGCGGACGCTGGCGGCGATCGAGGATCCGGCCCAACAGGATTCCCGGCGCCAGGAGTTGATCCAGGAGTACGAGGACGCGCTGCTGAATCCTTACGTCGCGGCCGAGCGGGGCTATGTCGACGCGGTGATCATGCCGTCCGAGACCCGGCGGCACATCGTCCGCGGGCTGCGCACGCTGCGCAACAAGCGGGAGGCGCTGCCGCCGAAGAAGCACGGCAACATCCCGCTGTAG
- a CDS encoding enoyl-CoA hydratase/isomerase family protein, with protein sequence MQRFGAEEWVGVERHGFVAELVLDRPKAMNAVSTAMADALAEACAALAADRSVRVVVLTSTHERAFCVGADLKERNSFTDADLMRQRPRTRAAYTGVLELPVPTIAAVHGFALGGGYELALACDLIVADGSAVVGLPEVSVGVIPGGGGTQLLPRRVGAARAAELVFTARRVPAAEAAELGLVDRLVADGQDRAEALALAAAIARNSPVGLRAAKRAMRLGQGLDLRAGLDLEDGAWRSVAFSGDRAEGVAAFNEKRDPDWPGE encoded by the coding sequence ATGCAGCGGTTCGGCGCGGAGGAGTGGGTCGGCGTCGAGCGCCACGGTTTCGTGGCGGAGCTGGTCCTGGACCGGCCGAAGGCGATGAACGCAGTGTCGACGGCGATGGCCGACGCGCTGGCGGAGGCGTGCGCCGCGCTGGCCGCCGACCGTTCCGTGCGGGTGGTGGTGCTCACCTCCACCCATGAGCGGGCGTTCTGCGTGGGCGCCGACCTCAAGGAGCGGAACTCCTTCACGGACGCGGACCTGATGCGGCAGCGCCCGCGGACCCGGGCCGCGTACACCGGGGTGCTGGAGCTGCCGGTGCCGACCATCGCCGCGGTCCACGGCTTCGCGCTCGGCGGCGGCTACGAGCTGGCGCTGGCCTGCGATCTGATCGTCGCGGACGGGAGCGCGGTGGTGGGGCTGCCGGAGGTCTCGGTGGGCGTCATCCCCGGTGGCGGCGGGACGCAGTTGCTGCCGCGCCGGGTGGGCGCGGCGCGGGCGGCCGAACTGGTCTTCACCGCGCGCCGGGTGCCGGCCGCGGAGGCGGCCGAGCTGGGGCTGGTGGACCGGCTGGTGGCGGACGGGCAGGACCGGGCGGAGGCGCTGGCGCTGGCCGCCGCGATCGCCCGCAATTCGCCGGTCGGGCTGCGCGCGGCCAAGCGCGCCATGCGACTGGGGCAGGGGCTGGACCTGCGGGCCGGGTTGGACCTTGAGGACGGTGCCTGGCGGAGCGTGGCGTTCTCCGGGGACCGGGCCGAGGGCGTCGCCGCGTTCAACGAGAAGCGGGACCCGGACTGGC